The proteins below are encoded in one region of Microbacterium pygmaeum:
- a CDS encoding DNA glycosylase AlkZ-like family protein: MTHRLTRDQARRIIVRAQLLDANRPGDVVEVAEQLGYIKIDPTATIAPCEHTVLWSRIGWSYEGGQLQKAVEDDRLLFEFDGAFRPLSVLPLMLPAMRRWPERDASKQWLEANEDFAREVVARLDGEGPLLASQIPDTARVSRTPDGWSGSNQVPTMLDFLLRQGRVAIAGREGRHRRWDLAERVYPSDLPDYDDEEAAQLLEERMLQAAGIVRPHSWWNGVGKSTGEAATVEGSSWRFRVDPEALAALDERDEGGRVAFLNPYDSLLFDRARLKELFGFEYVLEQFKPQAQRRYGFFAHPILIGDRFVGMLDAATDREREVLRIAAVHEFLPLEPEEHDMVRAEIAELAEWLGVGVADADPR, from the coding sequence GTGACGCACCGGCTCACCCGCGACCAGGCGCGGCGGATCATCGTCCGCGCGCAGCTGCTGGATGCGAACCGTCCGGGCGATGTCGTCGAGGTCGCCGAACAGCTCGGATACATCAAGATCGACCCGACCGCGACGATCGCGCCGTGCGAACACACGGTGCTGTGGTCACGGATCGGCTGGTCGTACGAAGGCGGGCAGCTGCAGAAGGCCGTCGAGGACGATCGTCTGCTGTTCGAGTTCGACGGTGCCTTCCGTCCGCTCAGCGTGCTGCCGCTGATGCTGCCGGCCATGCGGCGGTGGCCGGAGCGCGATGCGTCGAAGCAGTGGCTGGAGGCGAACGAGGACTTCGCGCGCGAGGTGGTCGCGCGATTGGACGGCGAGGGGCCGCTCCTGGCATCGCAGATCCCCGACACCGCCAGGGTGAGCCGGACGCCGGATGGCTGGAGCGGATCCAATCAGGTGCCGACCATGCTGGATTTCCTGCTGCGGCAGGGCAGAGTCGCGATCGCGGGCCGCGAGGGCCGGCATCGCCGCTGGGATCTGGCCGAGCGCGTCTATCCGTCCGACCTTCCCGACTACGACGACGAGGAGGCCGCACAGCTGCTGGAGGAGCGGATGCTGCAGGCCGCCGGCATCGTGCGCCCGCACTCCTGGTGGAACGGCGTCGGCAAGAGCACCGGGGAGGCGGCGACGGTCGAAGGGAGCTCGTGGAGATTCCGGGTGGACCCCGAGGCGCTGGCCGCCCTCGACGAGCGCGACGAGGGCGGCCGGGTGGCGTTCCTGAATCCCTATGACAGCCTGCTGTTCGACCGTGCGCGGCTGAAGGAGCTGTTCGGATTCGAGTACGTGCTCGAGCAGTTCAAGCCGCAGGCGCAACGACGGTACGGGTTCTTCGCGCATCCGATCCTGATCGGCGACCGCTTCGTCGGAATGCTCGATGCAGCGACCGACCGGGAGCGTGAGGTGCTGCGCATCGCCGCCGTCCACGAGTTCCTGCCGTTGGAGCCGGAGGAACATGACATGGTGCGCGCGGAGATCGCCGAGCTGGCCGAGTGGCTGGGGGTCGGCGTCGCCGACGCCGACCCCCGGTGA
- a CDS encoding DNA-formamidopyrimidine glycosylase family protein: MPESPEVAELASFLTAHAAGRTITAFEVLLPKAVKTAQPAPGDLVGRRIDGVVRRGKMIDIEAGSAQDHLHAIVHFGHDGWVLWHDTAPGGSRRAGDATLMARVRLDDGSGFDLTDAGQWKALTVHVVAEPGEVPAVAKLGIDPLDDDLDDERFAALFATVLGGRKKQIKALLQDQSAFAGIGNAYSDEILHAARISPVTHAASLSPLEVARLAHATRAGLRSARAARVGIPPGELRAAKHAALRVHRRTGQACPVCGDRVREHMFSGAAAQYCPTCQTGGEALPGR; this comes from the coding sequence ATGCCCGAGTCGCCCGAGGTCGCGGAACTGGCGTCGTTCCTGACCGCTCATGCCGCCGGCCGTACGATCACCGCGTTCGAGGTCCTGCTGCCGAAGGCGGTCAAGACGGCACAGCCTGCACCCGGCGACCTCGTCGGACGTCGCATCGACGGAGTCGTGCGACGCGGGAAGATGATCGACATCGAGGCGGGGTCGGCACAGGACCATCTGCACGCGATCGTGCATTTCGGTCACGACGGATGGGTGCTTTGGCACGACACGGCACCCGGAGGGTCCAGACGTGCGGGGGATGCCACGCTGATGGCGCGTGTCCGCCTCGACGACGGATCGGGGTTCGATCTCACGGATGCGGGTCAGTGGAAAGCGCTGACGGTGCACGTCGTCGCGGAGCCGGGCGAGGTGCCCGCGGTGGCCAAGCTCGGTATCGACCCGCTGGATGACGACCTGGACGATGAGCGGTTCGCCGCCCTGTTCGCCACCGTGCTCGGCGGTCGCAAGAAGCAGATCAAGGCGCTGCTGCAGGATCAGAGTGCCTTCGCCGGCATCGGCAATGCCTATTCGGACGAGATCCTGCATGCCGCCCGCATCTCGCCGGTCACGCATGCCGCGAGCCTGTCGCCTCTGGAGGTGGCGCGGCTTGCGCACGCGACGCGCGCAGGGCTGAGGTCGGCCAGGGCAGCGCGGGTCGGGATACCGCCCGGTGAGCTGCGGGCGGCCAAGCACGCCGCACTGCGCGTGCACCGCCGGACCGGCCAGGCGTGTCCGGTCTGCGGCGATCGCGTCCGCGAGCACATGTTCTCCGGCGCGGCAGCGCAGTACTGCCCGACCTGTCAGACCGGCGGTGAGGCGCTCCCCGGGAGGTGA
- a CDS encoding SDR family NAD(P)-dependent oxidoreductase — MDLGIEGRIALITGADSGIGWHTAQALLDEGAIVVISDQDQEQLDAAAARLAGAGDRVHAFAADITDLASLEALHDAVQQAVGDIDILVQSAGVTGAQGLFHEIDDAGWVETLEIDLLGPVRLVRQFLPSLRKGGWGRIVFLASEDAVQPYDDELPYCAAKAGILALSKGLSRSYASEGLLVNAVSPAFISTPMTDAMMRKRADERGESVDEAIESFLEEERPYMELGRRGEPDEVAAVIAFLCSERASFVTGSNYRVDSGSVATI; from the coding sequence ATGGACCTGGGTATCGAAGGACGCATCGCACTGATCACCGGCGCGGACTCGGGCATCGGCTGGCATACGGCCCAGGCGCTGCTGGACGAGGGCGCGATCGTCGTCATCAGCGACCAGGACCAGGAGCAGCTGGATGCCGCGGCAGCGCGATTGGCGGGAGCCGGCGATCGCGTCCATGCCTTCGCCGCGGACATCACCGATCTCGCCTCGCTGGAGGCCCTCCACGACGCGGTGCAGCAGGCGGTGGGCGACATCGACATCCTCGTGCAATCGGCGGGAGTCACCGGAGCACAGGGGCTCTTCCACGAGATCGACGATGCCGGCTGGGTGGAGACCCTGGAGATCGATCTGCTCGGACCGGTCCGGCTCGTCCGGCAGTTCCTCCCGTCGCTGCGGAAGGGAGGCTGGGGGCGCATCGTGTTCCTCGCCTCGGAGGATGCCGTCCAGCCCTACGATGATGAGCTGCCCTACTGCGCCGCCAAGGCCGGCATCCTGGCCCTGTCCAAAGGACTGTCGCGGTCGTACGCGTCGGAGGGGCTCCTGGTCAACGCGGTCTCTCCTGCGTTCATCTCCACGCCGATGACCGACGCGATGATGCGCAAGCGCGCCGACGAACGCGGCGAGTCCGTCGACGAGGCCATCGAATCCTTCCTCGAAGAGGAGCGGCCGTACATGGAACTCGGCCGACGCGGCGAACCCGATGAGGTCGCCGCCGTCATCGCCTTCCTGTGCTCGGAGCGCGCCTCGTTCGTGACCGGGTCGAACTATCGCGTCGACTCCGGCTCGGTCGCGACGATCTGA
- a CDS encoding SHOCT domain-containing protein, which yields MNIWEFFLWIFWVYILIACIWIFITIIIDVFRDPDLNGWGKALWVIFLVFLPFLAALIYLIARGKGMAQREMARRGQAQSEADSYIRSVAGTATSPTAQIESAKQLLDAGTITQAEFDSLKAKALAG from the coding sequence ATGAACATCTGGGAGTTCTTCCTCTGGATCTTCTGGGTCTACATCCTGATCGCATGTATCTGGATCTTCATCACGATCATCATCGACGTCTTCCGTGATCCCGACCTGAACGGGTGGGGCAAGGCGCTCTGGGTCATCTTCCTCGTCTTCCTGCCCTTCCTCGCGGCGCTGATCTACCTCATCGCGCGCGGCAAGGGCATGGCACAGCGCGAGATGGCCCGCCGCGGACAGGCGCAGAGCGAGGCGGACAGCTACATCCGCAGCGTCGCAGGAACGGCGACCTCTCCGACCGCGCAGATCGAGTCCGCCAAGCAGCTGCTGGATGCCGGCACGATCACGCAGGCGGAGTTCGACTCCCTGAAGGCGAAAGCCCTCGCCGGCTGA